The sequence ctcTTCCATTTTTCCTTCTTGTTCTTTAATTTTTTGCATGAAGCTCATGTTTTTgcttctatatatatatgaccctttaatttttcttgtttgtgaaaaaggCTGGGATTTTCAGGGATGCTGGAGCGGCGGCGGAGGAAACAGGGGAGAGGGAGGAAAGGGGCGGCGGAGGGCGGAGGGAGGAGACGGTGGAGATAAGCAGCGAGAATTCCGGCCCCGGAGGGAACGATGATTTCGAAATGGCGGAAGGAGAGCAGCAGCAGCATCAtgttgaagatgatgaagatgaagaagaagaagaagaagatgaaagcAAGGAGAAGAAGAGGAAGAAATATCACAGGCACACTCCCAGCCAAATCAGAGAAATGGAAGCGTATGTTTTATTTTCCCTACCAACAAATACAACCACCAGTCTTCGCATGATATCATCATACACGTCagcacataaaaaaaatttgtatgtaAAAAAATACTTCAAAATTAGGAAAAaatgacttttttttttaaaaaaataaaaattaaaaaattacgaAGTTTGAGGTGCAAGAGAAATAGAGAATGGATTACTTTCTGAAATTTAACATTTTTTAGGATAAGAAAATATCTAGCTGGTAGAAGTTTTGGTTAAATTTGTAGCCATAAATCTAGTGCTACCGACAAACTTATTATACTTTCTTTATCTTCAAAGAAAAAATGTTATATACACATAATGTGAATTATATTATATACGGGTACGTATTGTTTTGAGCATACAAAACTATCCaaatacatttttttaattaaaatacattTGAGATGATTTTGTAATCTAAAAAACAACGTGTAACCGTGTCCTCAAAATAGtagaattttatttaattcctcACAGGCTAGCTAGCTCCTAGAACAAAATGaagtttagtttttttttttttttaaaaaaaaaaaaaaaactcaaaatagaagtaaatttcaaaacaaaaaGAGAAGTGCGGCCTAAAACGACGTTTCTACGTATGTAACTATGTGTATTATATCACATtctgaaatatttatattagcacatttttcttgtttattatattatattattatataagctGATTTTTCTTAAATGCTAGAAGCTAAGGTACTACGTGTGCCATGAATTATTGAATCTCTACTTGTCCATTATTGAATGAATGAAAGATGACACGTTTATAGGTTGGTTATAAGTATTAACTTATAAATTAGGTCCATTAGTATATGATATCCGAtatgttaaatatttttaataacacaTGTTTAATACAACCTGTTTAAACTTAAAACACATATCGAAACGTAGTGTTACGTTTGATTCGTTAGATCCTTCGGATAATTATATGCATAATATTTTGTTGACATTATTTAGCTTAATATTTATGAGATCAGACGAAAATAACGACTATTTTACGATACTTTCCACTGTTAAATGACAAAATTAGTTGCATGTAATAATTTGTAGTTTGTTCAAAGAATCGCCTCATCCAGATGAGAAGCAAAGGCTCCATCTAAGCAAGCACTTGGGACTTCATCCTAGGCAGGTCAAGTTCTGGTTTCAAAACCGTAGAACACAAATCAAGGTAAATTCCTTGTATCTTTTCTTCTCACAAATTCTAACAAATGATTGAGTAGCTTAGGCATGGAACCAGGTCACGACATTTCGGGCTAAAATTATTTTGTCTTGATAGTTCACGTCCTTATAAACAAACTCAAGAAGGGCTGTTCGAGCTTGAGTTTGAGCGTTGTTTGATAGAGCTTGATGATTGATTCGGGACTTGCAGGCCATACAGGAACGCCACGAAAGTTCTTTATTAAAGACAGAAATCGAAAAACTTCGACAAGAAACAAAGGCATTACGAGAAGCCGTCAAAAAGACATCTTGTCCTAACTGTGGATTCTCCAACTCCGCAAAGGATGCCGTGACATCAACAGGAGAAGACCAGAAACTAAGACTCGAAAATGCTAAACTCAAAGCTGAGGTTCCAAATAAACCGATGATTATCGAATCACTAGTTATAGGTTATGATACATTTGCCTAAAGTTGTTGCAAACATGACTGTGATATGTAGGTTGAAAGGCTTATGACTATGATGGGGAAATACTATGGTGGGACGTCTCCGAACAGCTCTTCGCATACTTCCGAAAATGATCAAGGAAACAGAAGCTCTTTGGAGTTCTACAAGGGTATTTTTGGCTCtgagaaatcaagaattgtggatGCTGCCAATCAGGCGATGGATGAGTTGCGAAAAATGGCTACTTATGGAGAACCGTTGTGGGTTAGAAGCTATGAATCGGGGCGTGAGATGCTTAATTACGATGAGTACAGGAAACAGATTTGTGCCGAAAGCTCCAGCAGCAAAATGCAGGCGAAAAAATCAGTAGAGGCATCAAGGGACAGTGGGGTTGTGTTTGTTGATCTCCCATGGCTGGTTCAGAGTTTTATGGATGCTGTAAGAATATTCGTTTTGTAGATTATGATTTCTTGATatccaaattatatatttgtcaATGTCATTCTATTCATTAATGGCAGAATCAATGGAAAGAGTTGTTTCCTAACTTGATCTCTAAGGCAGTCACAGTGGACATTATCTGCCATGGAGAAGGTGCCAACAAAGATGGTGCAGTTCACTTGGTAAGATGAATTATCATTTTGCTTTATGCCTTAATTTCTATCTCCGACCGAGCCCTGAAACCAGCAAAATGCAACTTTAAAAGTTCGACTACTTGAACAATTAGAAGTTTCACAAAACTTCCCTTTTCTTTCCtttcatatttaatatttgaATTACTATAGCAGATTTTTGCAGAGATCCAAATATTGACACCAATGGTGGCCACTAGAGAAATGTATTTCATTCGATACTGCAAACAGTTGAGCGCTCACCAATGGGCTATTACGGACGTCTCTATAGACAAAGTTGAAGACAATACAGACACCTCTGTACTGAAATGCAGAAAATGCCCATCTGGCTGCATCATTGAGGATAATTTCAACGGCCACTGTAAGGTTGTACTTGAATATCTAAAGTTCACAAATTCTTGTTAATAATTTCATGATTTTATCAGTTATTTTGATCCTCGGCTGCCAATACTATACATACGCAGAAAGATATATCCTGATTAATTGAacatttcaagaaaaaaaattactaacctgtttgattttcattttcaggtGATTTGGGTAGAGCATTTGGAATGCCAGAAAAGCACCGTCAATTCTCTGTATCGTTCCATAGTTAACAGCGGCCAAGCGTTTGGTGCAAAGCATTGGATTTCAACGCTACAACAGCAATGTGAGCGACATGTGTTCTATATGGCCACAAATGTTCCCACAAAGGATTCGAGTGGTATTAATCCTTTAAACTTCTGTGCTTCTAAATATCTTCTCAAATATGTCAAATCAAGATTAAAAAGAGGCTTAACAAAACAGGTGTTACGACACTTGCTGGAAGAAAAAGCATGCTTAAATTGGCACAAAGAATGACGGCGAGTTATTGTAGAGCATTGAGCACATCTAGCTATAACTCATGGAACAAGATAGCTAGTAAAACAGGTGATGATATTCGGGTGGCTTCCAGGAAGAATGTTAATGATCCTGGAGAACCTAATGGGGTAATCTTATGTGCGGCTACTAGTGTGTGGTTACCTGTGGCTCACCATGTGTTATTCGACTACTTGAGAGACGAAAATCAGAGGAAAGAGGTCTGTTAAACATGCTCTCTCCTATATACAACACACTACCTTGTTATGTTAATGGATAGATCCTATTTGTAGACTTTAATACCATATTTTTTGTCAGGGAGCAATAATTGCTCCCTTTATCCTCTGGCACTCCTGTATGGTAACAACAATAAACCCTTTTCCCTCATTTTCACTCATTTTCTTGCATGAAATTGCAGTGGGATATCATGTTTAATGGAAGCCCAGTACAATCAGTTGCAAACATAGCCAAAGGACAGGACCGAGGAAATGCCGTAACAGTCCTGGTAAGTTCTACCCTGCCAAAACTGAGCATAATTCACCAAAATCTTTAAACTTGCATTTTCAAATTCTCAGTTCTTTTTAACCCGAATACAGGCAATGAAAGGTGATGAACACAACATGTGGGTACTTCAAGATAGCAATACAAATGCATATGAATCAACAGTAATTTACGCCCCGGTGGACATCAATGGCATGCAATCAGTAATGACAGGATGTGACTCAAGCAACATAGCTATCTTACCTTCTGGTTTTTCAATTATTGCTGATGGGATTGAATCTAGGCCTTCGGTAATCACTTTCATGCCAGAGGAAAAGTGCACAGAAGGTGGATCGTTACTAACAATTGCCTTTCAAATCCTATTAAGAAACTCTCCCACAGTGAAACTTTCGGCAGAATCCGTAGAATCAGTTAACACCCTGATATCTTGCACATTGCAGAACATAAAAGGAAGTCTGCAGTGTGAAGATTAATAACATTATCGTTTAGATATAGGTTCAAAGACTTTATTTGTGCTGTAagcattctttttttttttttcccctctaaaaaatttaaagtagtGGGAATATAGGTGGTGAAGCATCAGTTTCTTTGCCATATTTTTACTGGGCAAAGAGAATGTAATATTTTGATAACATTATTACATTTGTATTTGTTATGCAGCATGGCCATTGATTGAAATATAGAGGATACGTTTAAACTTGGAAAGTTTGACGATGAATCCAGAGTGGTCAGCAAAGTATAAGCCAGAGATGCATACATTCACTAAAAGCACATCATCCTTTACGATCGATTAACATGAAAGAGGGCAAGGCTTTAAAGTTTCATAAGCGAAAAATGATCGGAcagaaaattataataaatcttCATTATCTTAATCTCTCTCATGTCATGAGATCTTGACAAATGCTGTAACTCATATGAAGTAGTAGTGCTATGGCTTCAGGCATTTACAACACCACGTAAATTTGTCTGCAAGGAACCGAGGAACACTGAATATTTCGAATACTTTATATGTTCAATCTCATGGTTGAGTTAGAGTCGAACATAACAACACAGACTATCGAGCTAAGACTAGGTATTGGGTGCTCGAGCTAAGGCAGCTATCTTCCAATATAATAACATAGACCGACGAGTTAGGCGTGTGTGCTCGAGCAAAGGCCGCTCGTGCTCATCTACTATTCAAACATAGAAAACATGTACTGATGAAGTTCACAGTCAATATGCTTTGGAGCAATCTAGTTTGTCCCTCCCAAATTCGACATAAGATAATTTCAAAGATGTTTGAACTCGGGTTAGGCTCGGCAAGCATAATTCGAGTTCGAGCTGGAGGTTTTGCACCTGAATAGTATCGCATGCTAAGATTAAATTGTATGACACATTCACATTCCACAACTATCCCCAAATCAAGATTATGACTTTATGCAGTGAAATCACATACACTAATGAACCATAAACAGTAACCAAATCTGTGGCCATGAACCATATAAAACAAAATTATCAGTATCACAATGGACGCAACAAATCAATTCAAAATACCAAAAAAACCACACTTTTTACTTTCTTCAACTCTCAGACTCCAATGGGATCCCCAGCTCCTGCGGCACTTCGGCACCATCTTTGGGCCTAGAGCGACCGGGCGCAGGGACGGCCCAGAACGTCTTGTTCTTGCTAACGGGGCGGCCTTTTTCCAGCTGAACAAAGTCCCCAACTTGGAACTGGTTCAACGGGTCATGGGCCTGGAATGTCTTCTTC comes from Henckelia pumila isolate YLH828 chromosome 4, ASM3356847v2, whole genome shotgun sequence and encodes:
- the LOC140863219 gene encoding homeobox-leucine zipper protein GLABRA 2 isoform X1, with the protein product MSDSPNSHRARDFLSTPHLSLSLAGIFRDAGAAAEETGEREERGGGGRREETVEISSENSGPGGNDDFEMAEGEQQQHHVEDDEDEEEEEEDESKEKKRKKYHRHTPSQIREMEALFKESPHPDEKQRLHLSKHLGLHPRQVKFWFQNRRTQIKAIQERHESSLLKTEIEKLRQETKALREAVKKTSCPNCGFSNSAKDAVTSTGEDQKLRLENAKLKAEVERLMTMMGKYYGGTSPNSSSHTSENDQGNRSSLEFYKGIFGSEKSRIVDAANQAMDELRKMATYGEPLWVRSYESGREMLNYDEYRKQICAESSSSKMQAKKSVEASRDSGVVFVDLPWLVQSFMDANQWKELFPNLISKAVTVDIICHGEGANKDGAVHLQIFAEIQILTPMVATREMYFIRYCKQLSAHQWAITDVSIDKVEDNTDTSVLKCRKCPSGCIIEDNFNGHCKVIWVEHLECQKSTVNSLYRSIVNSGQAFGAKHWISTLQQQCERHVFYMATNVPTKDSSGVTTLAGRKSMLKLAQRMTASYCRALSTSSYNSWNKIASKTGDDIRVASRKNVNDPGEPNGVILCAATSVWLPVAHHVLFDYLRDENQRKEWDIMFNGSPVQSVANIAKGQDRGNAVTVLAMKGDEHNMWVLQDSNTNAYESTVIYAPVDINGMQSVMTGCDSSNIAILPSGFSIIADGIESRPSVITFMPEEKCTEGGSLLTIAFQILLRNSPTVKLSAESVESVNTLISCTLQNIKGSLQCED
- the LOC140863219 gene encoding homeobox-leucine zipper protein GLABRA 2 isoform X2, which gives rise to MSDSPNSHRARDFLSTPHLSLSLAGIFRDAGAAAEETGEREERGGGGRREETVEISSENSGPGGNDDFEMAEGEQQQHHVEDDEDEEEEEEDESKEKKRKKYHRHTPSQIREMEALFKESPHPDEKQRLHLSKHLGLHPRQVKFWFQNRRTQIKAIQERHESSLLKTEIEKLRQETKALREAVKKTSCPNCGFSNSAKDAVTSTGEDQKLRLENAKLKAEVERLMTMMGKYYGGTSPNSSSHTSENDQGNRSSLEFYKGIFGSEKSRIVDAANQAMDELRKMATYGEPLWVRSYESGREMLNYDEYRKQICAESSSSKMQAKKSVEASRDSGVVFVDLPWLVQSFMDANQWKELFPNLISKAVTVDIICHGEGANKDGAVHLIFAEIQILTPMVATREMYFIRYCKQLSAHQWAITDVSIDKVEDNTDTSVLKCRKCPSGCIIEDNFNGHCKVIWVEHLECQKSTVNSLYRSIVNSGQAFGAKHWISTLQQQCERHVFYMATNVPTKDSSGVTTLAGRKSMLKLAQRMTASYCRALSTSSYNSWNKIASKTGDDIRVASRKNVNDPGEPNGVILCAATSVWLPVAHHVLFDYLRDENQRKEWDIMFNGSPVQSVANIAKGQDRGNAVTVLAMKGDEHNMWVLQDSNTNAYESTVIYAPVDINGMQSVMTGCDSSNIAILPSGFSIIADGIESRPSVITFMPEEKCTEGGSLLTIAFQILLRNSPTVKLSAESVESVNTLISCTLQNIKGSLQCED